The uncultured Cohaesibacter sp. genome window below encodes:
- the proC gene encoding pyrroline-5-carboxylate reductase has product MNMSDLSLVLVGAGKMGGAMLTGWLGMGLDPKNVTVIDPGQPDDMKELANKTGFSFLTSPEGVAKADILVIAVKPQMMDKVLPGLVGLVGEKTVLVSIAAGTPIATFRSYLGADLHVVRAMPNTPAQVGRGMIAAFACEGIEADKLETIAELLSSTGKFTWVGSEALIDAVTAVSGSGPAYVFYMVEALSKAGEALGLDAEAAGLLARQTIVGAGELLNQSPLPASTLRENVTSPAGTTAAALAVLMAEEGGLAELMAKATVAARDRSIELSK; this is encoded by the coding sequence ATGAATATGAGTGATTTGTCCTTGGTCCTGGTCGGGGCTGGCAAGATGGGTGGCGCGATGCTGACCGGCTGGCTGGGTATGGGGCTGGACCCCAAAAATGTGACGGTAATTGATCCGGGCCAGCCCGACGACATGAAAGAGCTGGCGAACAAGACCGGTTTTTCCTTCCTGACCTCGCCTGAAGGTGTGGCCAAGGCAGATATTCTGGTCATCGCCGTCAAGCCGCAGATGATGGACAAGGTGTTGCCCGGTCTCGTCGGTCTCGTTGGTGAAAAGACCGTACTGGTGTCGATTGCAGCCGGTACACCGATTGCCACCTTCCGTTCCTACCTCGGTGCCGACCTGCATGTCGTCCGGGCCATGCCGAATACACCGGCACAGGTCGGTCGAGGCATGATTGCCGCCTTTGCGTGCGAAGGGATCGAGGCCGACAAGCTCGAGACCATCGCCGAGCTGCTGTCTTCCACGGGCAAGTTCACCTGGGTCGGTTCGGAAGCGCTGATCGATGCGGTTACCGCCGTTTCAGGCTCCGGTCCAGCTTATGTGTTCTACATGGTGGAAGCATTGTCAAAGGCCGGTGAGGCGCTTGGCCTTGATGCGGAAGCTGCCGGTCTTCTGGCTCGTCAGACCATCGTCGGGGCAGGGGAACTGCTCAACCAGTCGCCGTTGCCTGCTTCGACCCTGAGGGAGAATGTCACCTCGCCAGCCGGTACCACTGCGGCAGCCCTTGCCGTGCTGATGGCTGAAGAGGGCGGGCTTGCCGAACTGATGGCAAAGGCAACCGTTGCTGCGCGCGACCGCTCCATCGAGCTGTCGAAATAG
- a CDS encoding accessory factor UbiK family protein, with amino-acid sequence MTQTNNRIFDEFAKLMNDAAGVAQGVRDEAETAIRAQLERFMGDMDLVTRDEFEAVKAMAVAARDENDRLSDRIAVMEEKLGVLDDLASIDGADDIE; translated from the coding sequence ATGACACAGACCAACAATCGGATTTTTGATGAATTCGCCAAATTGATGAATGATGCCGCTGGTGTCGCCCAAGGGGTGCGCGACGAGGCCGAGACGGCGATTCGTGCCCAGCTCGAGCGCTTCATGGGCGATATGGATCTGGTGACCCGCGACGAGTTCGAGGCGGTCAAGGCGATGGCCGTTGCCGCTCGCGATGAGAATGACCGATTGTCCGATCGCATTGCCGTTATGGAAGAAAAGCTCGGTGTGCTGGATGATCTCGCTTCCATCGACGGGGCTGATGATATCGAATAG
- the lgt gene encoding prolipoprotein diacylglyceryl transferase, with the protein MTFLAIPFPMIDPVLISLGPVQIHWYAIAYIVGILLAWVYTKRLAGKETLWPGAQSPLTAVQLDDFVFWATIGIILGGRLGYVLFYNLDAYLQHPAQILALWTGGMSFHGGFLGVTVAMILFARARGISLLSMFDLVAMAAPIGLFFGRIANFINSELWGLPTSLPWGVVFPNGGPEPRHPSQLYEAALEGLVLFILLRLLSHATGALKKPGTIAGIFAILYAVFRTLVELVRVPDSQLGYFSLGTTMGMWLSVPMILAGLAMIIHAQVKKADG; encoded by the coding sequence GTGACATTTCTGGCCATTCCCTTCCCCATGATAGACCCTGTGCTGATTTCCCTCGGGCCAGTACAGATCCACTGGTACGCCATCGCCTACATCGTCGGCATCCTGCTCGCATGGGTTTACACCAAGCGCCTGGCCGGCAAGGAAACCCTGTGGCCCGGCGCTCAGAGCCCGCTGACGGCAGTCCAGCTTGATGATTTCGTCTTCTGGGCCACCATCGGCATAATTCTGGGCGGACGCCTCGGCTACGTGCTGTTCTATAATCTGGATGCCTATCTTCAGCATCCGGCGCAGATCCTGGCGCTATGGACTGGAGGCATGTCCTTCCACGGTGGTTTTCTGGGGGTGACGGTGGCGATGATCCTGTTTGCCCGCGCCAGAGGCATTTCGCTTTTGTCGATGTTCGACCTCGTCGCCATGGCCGCGCCCATCGGCCTGTTCTTCGGACGCATTGCCAATTTCATCAATTCCGAGCTCTGGGGCCTTCCGACCAGCCTGCCTTGGGGGGTTGTCTTTCCCAATGGCGGCCCTGAACCTCGCCATCCGAGCCAGCTTTATGAAGCAGCGCTGGAAGGTCTCGTGTTGTTCATCCTGTTGCGGCTGCTCAGTCACGCCACAGGGGCACTGAAAAAGCCGGGCACCATCGCCGGCATCTTCGCCATTCTCTACGCCGTCTTCCGTACGCTGGTCGAACTGGTGCGGGTACCCGACAGCCAGTTGGGCTATTTCAGTCTTGGCACGACCATGGGCATGTGGCTTTCCGTGCCGATGATTCTTGCCGGCCTTGCGATGATCATCCACGCGCAGGTGAAAAAGGCCGATGGTTGA
- a CDS encoding class I SAM-dependent methyltransferase, giving the protein MVDPTHPSLEERIRQMITATGPMSLADYMSLCLADPQDGYYTAQRPIGAKGDFITAPEISQLFGELIGIWMRTVWQMSGRPMPFHLVELGPGRGTLMNDMLRVVCQDPEAAAALHIHLVDISPTLRAEQEATLAGFQQTKSWHETLDSLPSAPLFMVGNEFFDCLPIHQWVLSEGRWHERVIGLDERGALTFGIGPVRALAPPQQDRAIGTANTPPPAQGAILEHSPASEAIMAFIAGHLGDHGGAALFFDYGHAAPGYGDTFQAMSHHAHANPLRAPGRQDLTAHVNFDALRRTALAELGGRANSITVPAIITQGNFLLAMGLLQRAGQLGAGKSPELQDQLQDAVERLAGPDHMGELFKCLALMPAGLPLPPLATA; this is encoded by the coding sequence ATGGTTGACCCAACCCACCCTTCTCTTGAGGAACGCATCCGCCAGATGATCACGGCGACCGGCCCGATGAGCCTTGCCGACTATATGAGCCTGTGTCTTGCCGATCCGCAGGACGGCTATTACACCGCCCAGCGACCAATCGGGGCCAAGGGTGATTTCATCACGGCACCGGAAATCAGCCAGCTGTTTGGCGAACTGATCGGCATCTGGATGCGCACCGTCTGGCAGATGTCAGGGCGCCCCATGCCCTTCCACCTTGTGGAACTTGGCCCCGGTCGTGGCACCCTGATGAACGACATGCTGCGGGTGGTCTGTCAGGATCCGGAAGCCGCAGCTGCACTGCACATCCATCTGGTTGACATCAGCCCCACGCTCAGAGCCGAGCAGGAGGCAACCCTCGCAGGGTTCCAACAGACAAAGAGCTGGCATGAAACGCTGGACAGCCTGCCTTCCGCGCCACTGTTCATGGTCGGCAACGAGTTTTTCGACTGCCTGCCCATCCACCAGTGGGTTCTTTCCGAAGGGCGCTGGCATGAACGGGTCATCGGCCTTGACGAGCGCGGCGCCCTGACTTTCGGCATCGGGCCGGTCCGTGCCCTGGCGCCCCCGCAGCAAGACAGGGCAATCGGGACCGCCAACACCCCGCCCCCCGCACAGGGGGCGATCCTTGAGCACTCCCCCGCCAGCGAAGCGATCATGGCCTTCATCGCCGGTCATCTTGGCGATCATGGAGGAGCTGCCCTGTTCTTTGATTACGGCCATGCGGCACCCGGCTATGGCGACACCTTTCAGGCCATGAGCCATCATGCCCACGCAAATCCGCTTCGCGCTCCGGGCAGGCAGGATCTGACGGCCCACGTCAATTTCGACGCCTTGCGCCGCACCGCCCTTGCGGAACTGGGCGGGCGCGCGAACAGCATCACCGTACCCGCCATCATCACACAGGGCAACTTTCTCCTTGCCATGGGCCTGTTGCAGCGCGCCGGGCAACTGGGTGCGGGAAAAAGCCCTGAACTGCAGGATCAATTGCAGGATGCCGTCGAGCGCCTCGCTGGCCCGGACCATATGGGAGAGCTGTTCAAATGCCTTGCCCTGATGCCCGCAGGCCTGCCCCTGCCTCCCCTTGCAACCGCATGA
- the pgeF gene encoding peptidoglycan editing factor PgeF — translation MRIQHPSLETLDGIEHGFFTRRGGTSEKTYHSLNCGFGSGDDREQVRSNRALVAERLGVDAPRLVTAYQVHSPTALVIDAPFAEGEVPKVDALVTNTPHLAVAILTADCGPILFADREAGVVAAAHAGWRGAFEGVIEATLEKMCSLGARREAVTAVLGPTISRNNYEVDQGFMDRFTERNPDWQRFFSAGKRDGHVQFDLPAFILSRLQDGGVGTAINLDRCTYGEEEMFFSYRRTTHRNEPDYGRLISAIALV, via the coding sequence ATGCGCATTCAACATCCGTCACTGGAAACGCTGGACGGGATAGAGCACGGCTTCTTCACGCGCAGGGGTGGCACCTCGGAAAAGACCTATCACAGCCTCAACTGCGGTTTCGGATCCGGCGACGACCGGGAACAGGTGCGCAGCAACCGGGCGCTGGTCGCCGAAAGGCTGGGAGTGGATGCACCAAGGCTGGTCACCGCCTATCAGGTGCATTCCCCAACCGCTCTGGTCATAGACGCACCCTTTGCGGAAGGCGAAGTACCAAAGGTCGACGCCCTCGTCACGAACACCCCGCATCTCGCCGTTGCCATTCTTACCGCCGATTGCGGTCCGATCCTGTTCGCCGACAGGGAAGCCGGGGTCGTTGCCGCAGCCCATGCCGGCTGGCGCGGGGCATTTGAAGGGGTCATCGAGGCAACGCTTGAGAAGATGTGCAGCCTTGGCGCACGCCGTGAAGCCGTCACGGCTGTGCTTGGCCCGACCATCTCGCGGAACAATTACGAAGTCGATCAGGGCTTCATGGATCGCTTCACCGAGCGGAATCCCGACTGGCAGCGCTTTTTCAGCGCAGGCAAAAGGGATGGACATGTGCAGTTCGATCTGCCAGCCTTCATTTTATCCAGATTGCAGGATGGGGGCGTTGGCACTGCGATCAATCTTGACCGCTGCACCTATGGCGAAGAGGAGATGTTCTTCAGCTATCGCCGCACCACCCATCGCAATGAACCCGATTATGGCCGCCTGATTTCGGCCATAGCACTTGTTTGA
- a CDS encoding Xaa-Pro peptidase family protein → MALHFSTDEFKSRKAALLAKMADRKLDAMLIFAQETMYWLTGYDTTGFNLFQCLVLRKDGSTDLLTRSADIRQARMTSNIDEVHIWADRKKKKASPAVQLRGLLEELDLLGCRIGIEYDAHGLTGKDAKTLDDSLKSFADTEDASRIIPPLRAIKSGAEIAYVRRAAELTDLAFNEALPLIKADADEGKILATMQGVILEHGGDYPANHFTIGSAESALLCRYKTGRRTLDAQDQLTLEWSGAFRHYHAPAMRTLVIGRPSARHQELFEIAREALLAVEKVMRPGHVIGDIFDEHARVIDEMGAHSHRLNACGYSVGARFAPNWMDWPLIYRGNEFAICPHMTLFAHMIIMDSEQNVAMTLGQTYLTTEAEPESLSSLPIELIVR, encoded by the coding sequence ATGGCGCTACACTTTTCAACGGATGAATTCAAAAGCCGCAAGGCCGCACTTCTGGCGAAAATGGCTGACCGCAAGCTGGATGCCATGCTGATCTTCGCGCAGGAAACCATGTATTGGTTGACCGGCTACGACACGACGGGGTTCAACCTGTTCCAGTGTCTGGTGCTGCGCAAGGACGGCAGCACCGACCTGCTGACCCGATCTGCCGATATACGTCAGGCCCGGATGACCTCCAACATCGACGAGGTTCACATCTGGGCTGACCGCAAGAAGAAGAAAGCCTCCCCCGCCGTACAGCTGCGCGGACTGCTGGAAGAGCTGGACCTTCTGGGCTGCCGTATCGGCATCGAATATGACGCCCATGGGCTGACCGGCAAGGACGCCAAGACCCTTGATGATTCCCTCAAGTCCTTTGCCGACACCGAAGACGCCTCGCGCATCATTCCGCCGTTGCGAGCCATCAAGTCCGGGGCCGAAATCGCCTATGTGCGCAGAGCAGCCGAACTCACGGACCTCGCCTTCAACGAAGCTCTGCCGTTGATCAAGGCCGACGCGGACGAAGGCAAGATTCTGGCCACCATGCAGGGCGTCATTCTGGAACATGGCGGAGACTATCCGGCCAATCATTTCACCATCGGCTCTGCCGAATCCGCCCTGCTGTGCCGCTACAAGACAGGCCGACGCACCCTCGATGCCCAGGACCAGCTGACACTGGAATGGTCCGGAGCCTTCCGCCACTATCACGCCCCGGCAATGCGTACCCTTGTCATTGGTCGGCCCTCTGCCCGTCATCAGGAACTGTTCGAGATCGCAAGGGAAGCCCTGCTGGCCGTGGAAAAGGTCATGCGACCCGGCCATGTCATTGGCGACATCTTCGATGAACACGCCCGGGTGATCGATGAAATGGGGGCCCACTCCCATCGCCTCAACGCCTGTGGCTACAGTGTCGGCGCCCGTTTTGCTCCCAACTGGATGGATTGGCCGTTGATCTATAGGGGCAACGAATTTGCCATCTGCCCACACATGACGCTGTTTGCCCACATGATCATCATGGACAGTGAGCAGAATGTCGCCATGACACTTGGCCAGACCTATCTGACGACCGAAGCAGAGCCGGAATCACTCTCCAGCCTGCCAATCGAGCTCATCGTCCGGTAA
- the amt gene encoding ammonium transporter, whose translation MTAAALVLLMQVGFLLLEGGMVRSKNSINVAQKNILDLLISVSLFYLIGFGLMFGASMGGWVGWETSLFAWDSFPDWNYTFFVFQAVFVGTSATIVSGAVAERMTFTGYLASSVLISMIIYPVFGHWAWGNLLEGDNTAWLADKGFIDFAGSTVVHSVGAWVALAGIIIIGPRLGRFNKNGSVNKIQGYSIVLASAGAIILLFGWIGFNGGSTTAGTPDFARIVANTLLAAVFGGTVGFLFGWVVDDVFEPSRSINGMLGALVAITAGCDAVNPHGAVAIGIIAGISVCVAEDFIAHRLRLDDVVGAVSVHGVGGALGTLLVAPFAIDSKLAAGSRLDQFLVQGQAVLICFCWAFSMAFVMFKLIDLVVGLRVSVEDELQGLNIAEHGASLGTGELQRKLIEMTEGTCDLTSRFDETSGDEMGELAQVINPFVNKVHHLVSEISKQAVAVDETSQNLVEISQEFTSNSQMLANHSSSMHNVVSGVETRIGSTKDISSQMARYGEEIVASARNMSDEIREVSATVGDLAHSVQAIASNADNASEISLKAANLSENANRTMEALVAASKEIDVVVQFIMSVANQTNLLALNATIEASRAGDAGKGFAVVADEVKQLAVQTSKAVEEIQAKVTRIQNGSNSAQTGIDEVSKIILAIREGVETIRETTHQQSLSTSNIAQSTSHISSMAENMTQRITGLSTGIGEISLAATDMSSASSGLSETSLILNERARSGETNASQTRDRAKSLKTVSQSLVQSVAEFKV comes from the coding sequence ATGACTGCGGCTGCCCTTGTGCTGTTGATGCAGGTCGGCTTCCTGCTTCTGGAAGGCGGCATGGTACGATCCAAGAACTCCATCAACGTTGCCCAGAAAAACATCCTCGACCTTCTGATTTCGGTCTCCCTGTTCTATCTCATCGGCTTTGGACTGATGTTCGGCGCCAGCATGGGCGGTTGGGTAGGCTGGGAAACCAGCCTGTTTGCCTGGGACTCCTTCCCGGACTGGAATTACACATTCTTCGTCTTTCAGGCTGTATTCGTAGGCACCTCGGCCACCATCGTTTCGGGCGCAGTCGCCGAGCGCATGACCTTTACTGGTTATCTGGCCAGTTCCGTGCTCATCTCCATGATCATCTATCCGGTCTTTGGCCACTGGGCCTGGGGCAACCTGCTTGAAGGCGACAACACCGCCTGGCTGGCCGACAAGGGCTTCATCGACTTTGCCGGTTCGACTGTGGTCCATTCCGTCGGCGCATGGGTTGCGCTGGCTGGCATCATCATCATCGGGCCGCGCCTTGGGCGGTTCAACAAGAACGGTTCGGTCAACAAGATTCAGGGCTATTCCATCGTGCTGGCCTCGGCCGGTGCCATCATCCTGCTGTTTGGCTGGATCGGTTTCAACGGCGGCTCCACCACGGCCGGCACTCCGGATTTCGCCCGCATCGTTGCCAATACGCTACTCGCAGCCGTCTTCGGCGGCACCGTCGGCTTCCTGTTCGGCTGGGTCGTGGACGACGTCTTTGAACCGAGCCGCTCCATCAACGGCATGCTCGGCGCGCTGGTCGCCATCACCGCTGGCTGCGACGCGGTCAATCCCCACGGTGCTGTCGCCATCGGCATCATTGCCGGCATCAGCGTCTGCGTCGCCGAGGATTTCATCGCCCACAGGCTGAGACTGGACGATGTGGTCGGCGCCGTTTCGGTTCATGGCGTGGGCGGTGCTCTCGGCACCCTGCTCGTGGCTCCCTTTGCGATCGACAGCAAGCTGGCCGCAGGCTCGCGCCTTGATCAGTTCCTCGTGCAGGGTCAGGCCGTTCTCATCTGCTTCTGCTGGGCCTTCTCCATGGCTTTCGTCATGTTCAAGCTCATCGACCTGGTTGTCGGTCTGCGCGTCAGCGTCGAAGACGAACTCCAGGGTCTCAACATCGCCGAGCATGGAGCATCCCTTGGCACCGGCGAATTGCAGCGCAAGCTCATCGAGATGACAGAAGGCACCTGCGACCTGACCAGCCGCTTTGACGAAACCTCGGGGGATGAAATGGGCGAACTGGCCCAGGTGATCAACCCTTTCGTCAACAAGGTCCATCACCTCGTCTCCGAAATCTCGAAGCAGGCGGTGGCCGTCGATGAAACCTCGCAGAATCTGGTCGAGATCTCACAGGAATTCACCAGCAACTCGCAGATGCTGGCCAACCATTCCAGCAGCATGCACAATGTGGTCTCTGGCGTAGAAACCCGCATCGGCTCGACCAAGGACATCTCCAGCCAAATGGCACGCTACGGTGAGGAAATCGTCGCCTCAGCCAGAAACATGTCGGACGAGATCCGCGAGGTGTCCGCGACAGTTGGCGACCTTGCCCATTCCGTTCAGGCCATCGCATCCAACGCCGACAACGCTTCTGAAATCTCGTTGAAGGCAGCAAACCTGTCGGAAAACGCCAACCGGACGATGGAGGCGCTGGTTGCTGCCTCCAAGGAGATCGACGTCGTCGTCCAGTTCATCATGAGCGTGGCCAATCAGACCAACCTGCTGGCCCTCAACGCCACCATCGAGGCCTCACGCGCCGGAGATGCCGGCAAGGGCTTTGCCGTCGTCGCCGATGAAGTCAAACAGCTGGCGGTCCAGACGTCCAAGGCGGTCGAGGAAATCCAGGCCAAGGTCACGCGCATCCAGAATGGCTCGAACAGTGCCCAGACCGGCATCGACGAGGTCTCCAAGATCATTCTGGCCATTCGGGAAGGCGTGGAAACCATCCGCGAGACGACTCACCAGCAGAGTCTTTCGACCTCCAACATTGCCCAGAGCACGTCGCACATCAGCAGCATGGCCGAGAACATGACGCAGCGGATCACCGGCCTGTCGACGGGGATTGGCGAGATCTCTCTGGCAGCCACCGACATGTCCTCCGCATCCTCCGGCCTGTCGGAAACCAGCCTGATCCTCAATGAACGGGCCAGGAGCGGAGAAACCAATGCCAGCCAGACAAGAGACCGGGCAAAGTCGCTCAAGACCGTATCGCAGAGCCTCGTGCAGTCGGTCGCAGAATTCAAGGTGTAG
- a CDS encoding ribose-phosphate pyrophosphokinase: protein MKLLAGNSNPTLTKRIADYLGIEISDVSVRRFADQEIFIEVHENVRGQDVFVVQPTSYPANDHLMELLILIDALRRASARRITAVVPYFGYARQDRKPGPRTPISAKLVANLISNAGADRVLTLDLHAAQIQGFFDIPTDNLYAAPVFSRDILERNEVEDVMVVSPDVGGVVRARALAKRIGAPLSIVDKRRERAGESEVMNIIGDVTGRNCVLVDDIIDSGGTLCNAAEALINKGAASVTAYITHGVLSGGAVARITSSKLRELVITDSIEPTEAVLNAHNIRVLSVANLLGEAISRTANEQSVSSLFD, encoded by the coding sequence ATGAAACTTCTCGCCGGCAATTCCAATCCGACTCTCACAAAACGCATTGCCGATTATCTCGGCATTGAAATCAGCGACGTTTCCGTAAGACGATTTGCGGATCAGGAAATTTTCATCGAGGTCCACGAAAATGTACGTGGTCAGGATGTCTTCGTGGTTCAGCCCACCTCCTACCCCGCAAACGACCATCTGATGGAACTGCTGATTCTGATCGACGCACTGCGCCGTGCTTCGGCTCGCCGCATCACGGCAGTGGTTCCCTATTTCGGTTATGCACGTCAGGACCGCAAACCGGGTCCCAGAACACCGATTTCGGCCAAGCTGGTCGCCAACCTGATTTCCAACGCCGGAGCCGATCGTGTTCTGACGCTCGACCTGCATGCAGCCCAGATTCAGGGCTTCTTCGACATCCCGACTGACAACCTCTATGCCGCTCCGGTCTTCTCGCGTGACATTCTCGAACGCAACGAAGTCGAAGACGTCATGGTTGTTTCTCCCGACGTCGGCGGCGTGGTTCGTGCCCGTGCATTGGCAAAACGCATCGGCGCCCCGCTCTCCATCGTCGACAAGCGCCGTGAACGCGCAGGCGAATCCGAAGTGATGAACATCATCGGCGACGTAACGGGCCGCAACTGCGTGCTGGTCGACGACATCATCGATTCCGGTGGCACCTTGTGCAACGCGGCCGAAGCGTTGATCAACAAGGGCGCGGCATCCGTGACCGCCTACATCACCCACGGCGTTCTGTCCGGTGGCGCGGTCGCTCGCATCACCTCGTCCAAACTGCGTGAACTGGTGATCACAGATTCCATCGAACCGACAGAAGCGGTTCTGAACGCCCACAACATCCGCGTTCTAAGCGTCGCCAACCTGCTCGGCGAAGCCATCTCCCGCACGGCCAACGAACAGTCGGTCTCGTCCCTGTTCGACTAA
- a CDS encoding pyridoxal-dependent decarboxylase, translating into MNNQKMDTLEETLDPLDWKALQDLAHHIVDDAVAHIKDVRTRPVWQEMPADVRVSFTQPAPLQPKPLSDIYAELKETLLPYSMGNIHPRFWMWFMGSGSFTGALAEFLASVDGSNLGAGNTSAALIDRQVVNWLKQMMGFPESASGTLVSGGSMANIIGLTTARNAMAGIDVRAEGITALPKQLRFYASDQVHSCHQQAVELLGMGNNALRRVPSNPDFTINISALKKMISEDRSAGHLPACVIATAGTVNTGAIDDLPSIAALCKDEQLWFHVDGCIGALVAIAPKNHQLVNGIEKADSLALDPHKWLHVPFEAGCALIRDANTHRNTFALHPEYLENKPRGIAAAEYLHDYNLQTSRAFRALKVWLAIKEQGVEKFGRLIDQNIAQAHYLSRLIGNTDQLHLMAPTTINIVCFRYVRPAGTEAKLRELNMEIMLQMQESGIAAISDTTVEGHHCLRIAICNHRTRYEDLDLLVDEVLRIGDQLTS; encoded by the coding sequence ATGAATAATCAGAAGATGGATACACTTGAAGAAACCCTCGATCCGCTTGACTGGAAAGCACTTCAAGACCTAGCACATCATATTGTCGACGACGCCGTTGCTCATATCAAAGACGTTCGAACCAGACCGGTCTGGCAGGAAATGCCTGCAGACGTTCGAGTATCGTTCACCCAACCAGCCCCTTTGCAGCCAAAACCCCTTTCAGACATTTATGCCGAGCTGAAAGAAACCCTACTACCCTACTCCATGGGCAACATTCATCCCCGCTTCTGGATGTGGTTTATGGGCTCCGGCAGCTTTACCGGCGCGTTGGCCGAGTTTCTGGCCTCCGTTGACGGGTCCAACCTGGGAGCGGGCAATACCTCCGCGGCACTCATTGATCGACAGGTCGTCAATTGGCTCAAGCAGATGATGGGTTTCCCAGAGAGCGCCAGCGGTACACTCGTCAGTGGCGGCTCCATGGCCAACATCATCGGCCTGACCACGGCACGCAATGCGATGGCAGGCATCGATGTTCGGGCGGAGGGGATTACCGCGCTACCGAAACAGCTGCGGTTTTACGCATCGGATCAGGTCCACAGTTGTCATCAGCAGGCTGTCGAACTTCTTGGAATGGGCAACAATGCCCTGAGGCGCGTTCCATCAAATCCGGATTTCACTATCAATATCAGCGCCCTCAAGAAAATGATCTCAGAAGACCGGTCCGCCGGACACCTTCCGGCCTGCGTGATTGCAACGGCAGGAACTGTCAACACGGGTGCCATTGATGACCTGCCCTCCATAGCAGCCCTTTGCAAGGACGAACAGCTCTGGTTTCACGTCGATGGTTGTATCGGTGCGCTTGTTGCCATAGCACCGAAGAACCATCAGCTCGTCAATGGCATTGAAAAGGCCGATTCCCTCGCCCTTGATCCCCACAAATGGCTGCATGTGCCATTTGAAGCAGGCTGCGCCCTTATCCGCGACGCCAACACCCATCGCAACACCTTCGCCTTGCATCCAGAATATCTTGAGAACAAGCCCCGAGGGATCGCGGCAGCCGAATATCTCCACGACTACAATTTGCAAACCTCGCGGGCCTTCCGCGCCTTGAAAGTGTGGCTCGCCATCAAGGAGCAGGGTGTTGAGAAATTCGGCCGGCTGATCGATCAGAACATCGCACAGGCGCATTATCTCAGTCGATTGATCGGCAACACGGACCAACTGCACCTGATGGCCCCCACCACGATCAATATCGTGTGCTTTCGTTATGTCCGTCCAGCAGGGACAGAGGCTAAGCTACGTGAATTGAATATGGAAATCATGCTGCAAATGCAGGAAAGTGGCATCGCAGCGATTTCCGACACAACTGTCGAGGGACATCATTGCCTGCGGATTGCCATTTGCAACCACCGAACAAGATATGAAGACCTTGACCTGCTGGTAGACGAGGTCTTGCGTATCGGCGATCAGTTGACCTCCTAG
- a CDS encoding 50S ribosomal protein L25/general stress protein Ctc, translated as MANFEFKAERRDRAGKGSARALRREGKIPAVIYGDKKDPISVAIPYKETTLQIHKGGFLTHIITVDVDGEKIQVIPRDYQLDVVRDFPLHVDFLRVSSSTKITVGVPVEFINEEGCPGLKRGGALNIVRREVEVECPATAIPESFVFDLKDADLGDSIHISAITLPAGVTPTITDRDFTIATIAAPAGFNEPAEGEAEAE; from the coding sequence ATGGCTAACTTTGAGTTCAAAGCAGAACGCCGTGACCGAGCCGGTAAGGGGTCCGCTCGTGCCCTGCGTCGCGAAGGCAAGATCCCTGCAGTCATCTATGGCGACAAGAAAGACCCGATCTCTGTGGCAATTCCCTACAAGGAAACAACCCTGCAGATCCATAAAGGTGGCTTTCTGACCCACATCATCACCGTTGACGTTGACGGCGAAAAGATCCAGGTGATCCCGCGCGACTACCAGCTCGACGTTGTTCGCGACTTCCCGCTGCATGTTGACTTCCTGCGCGTTTCCAGCAGCACCAAGATTACCGTTGGTGTTCCTGTTGAATTCATCAACGAAGAAGGCTGCCCGGGTCTCAAACGCGGTGGCGCCCTCAACATCGTACGTCGCGAAGTCGAAGTCGAATGCCCGGCAACCGCTATTCCGGAATCCTTCGTATTCGACCTGAAGGACGCAGATCTCGGCGACTCCATCCACATCTCGGCAATCACCCTGCCGGCTGGCGTGACCCCGACGATCACCGATCGCGACTTCACCATTGCTACCATCGCTGCTCCGGCCGGCTTCAACGAGCCAGCTGAAGGCGAAGCAGAAGCTGAATAA